The following proteins are co-located in the Carassius gibelio isolate Cgi1373 ecotype wild population from Czech Republic chromosome A9, carGib1.2-hapl.c, whole genome shotgun sequence genome:
- the LOC128019594 gene encoding ATP synthase F(0) complex subunit C3, mitochondrial: protein MLSCAKFSSTRALVRAASRSLYRPVSSAVLSRPEVKPEVSAAVLPQVTLRSLQTSAVSRDIDTAAKFIGAGAATVGVAGSGAGIGTVFGSLIIGYARNPSLKQQLFSYAILGFALSEAMGLFCLMVAFLILFAM from the exons ATGCTCAGCTGTGCGAAGTTCTCCTCCACGCGCGCCCTG GTGCGTGCGGCCTCCAGGTCCCTGTACAGGCCAGTTTCTTCCGCTGTGCTTTCCAGACCAGAGGTCAAACCAGAG GTCAGTGCTGCTGTCCTGCCTCAGGTGACCCTCAGGAGTCTCCAGACCAGCGCTGTGAGCCGTGACATTGACACTGCTGCCAAGTTCATCGGAGCGGGAGCTGCCACTGTGGGAGTAGCTGGATCCGGTGCTGGGATCGGAACCGTGTTCGGGAGCCTTATCATTGGATATGCCAG GAACCCATCTCTAAAGCAGCAGCTCTTCTCTTACGCCATCCTGGGCTTCGCTCTGTCTGAAGCCATGGGGCTCTTCTGTTTGATGGTTGCTTTCTTGATCTTGTTCGCCATGTGA
- the LOC128019591 gene encoding cyclic AMP-dependent transcription factor ATF-2 codes for MSDDKPFLCTAPGCGQRFTNEDHLAVHKHKHEMTLRFGPARNESVIIADQTPTPTRFLKNCEEVGLFNELTSPFEHDFKKATEDDIKKLPLDLSPLATPVVRNKIEEHTAIESQRDSPLPHPESTTTDDKEVCLQPTSLPPSTIVRPASLQVPSVLLASNEAGVVIQQALPSPTSSSVITQVPSSSRPIVPVSGTFPVLLQLPNGQTMPVAIPATIASSSVHIPTAIPLVRPVTVVPSVPGIPGPSSPQPVQSEAKMKLKAALSQQLPQVTNGDASDIQSSSASETPPPAPPPAEEPRPQSLQQPATSTTETPVSPAPPAQHTSSTGGRRRRTTSEDPDEKRRKFLERNRAAASRCRQKRKVWVQNLEKKAEDLSSMNGQLQNEVTLLRSEVAQLKQLLVAHKDCPVTLLQKKSGYPQLEKEDSGGEMSVPSSPQNEAIQHSSISTSNGVSSSTAALGSGPAPGPAADPSTEEEDDSHMGGASSSHTQSSGS; via the exons ATGAGTGATGATAAACCGTTCCTCTGCACTGCTCCTGGCTGCGGACAG CGATTCACAAATGAAGACCACCTGGCAGTGCATAAGCACAAGCATGAGATGACCCTGAGATTTGGTCCAGCACGCAATGAGAGTGTCATCATCGCCG ACCAGACCCCGACACCGACCCGCTTCCTGAAAAACTGCGAGGAGGTCGGGTTGTTTAACGAGCTCACCAGCCCGTTTGAGCATGACTTTAAAAAGGCCACGGAGGATGACATTAAAAAG TTGCCTCTGGACTTGTCTCCTCTTGCGACTCCTGTTGTTCGAAACAAAATAGAGGAGCACACAGCCATTGAGTCCCAGCGAGACAGCCCCCTTCCCCACCCTGAGTCGACCACCACTGACGACAAG GAGGTTTGTTTGCAGCCGACCTCTCTTCCTCCATCCACTATAGTCCGTCCTGCCTCCCTCCAAGTCCCCAGTGTACTACTGGCCAGCAATGAGGCTGGTGTTGTTATTCAGCAAGCTCTCCCATCTCCAACATCTAGCTCTGTTATAACCCAGGTCCCATCCTCTAGTAGACCGATAGT tCCGGTGTCCGGCACGTTTCCGGTTCTGCTGCAGCTGCCTAACGGTCAGACGATGCCAGTCGCCATCCCAGCCACCATCGCCAGCTCCAGCGTACACATACCCACTGCCATCCCT ctggTCAGACCAGTCACCGTCGTGCCTAGTGTCCCTGGAATCCCCGGCCCCTCCTCTCCACAGCCTGTCCAATCAGAAGCCAAGATG AAGCTGAAGGCGGCCCTCAGTCAGCAGCTCCCTCAGGTAACCAACGGTGATGCAAGTGACATCCAGAGCAGCTCGGCCAGTGAGACTCCGCCCCCGGCCCCACCTCCAGCTGAGGAGCCCCGCCCACAGTCACTACAGCAGCCGGCTACATCCACGACAGAAACGCCT GTGTCTCCTGCCCCTCCAGCCCAGCACACCTCCAGCACCGGTGGGCGGCGGCGGAGAACCACCAGCGAGGACCCAGACGAGAAGAGACGGAAGTTTCTGGAGAGAAACCGAGCCGCTGCGTCTCGCTGCAGGCAAAAGAGAAAAGTCTGGGTGCAGAATCTGGAGAAAAAAGCAGAAGACTTGAGCAGCATGAACGGACAGCTACAG AATGAGGTGACTCTTCTGCGTAGCGAGGTGGCCCAGCTGAAGCAGCTCTTAGTGGCTCATAAAGACTGTCCCGTGACGCTCCTGCAGAAGAAATCAGGATACCCCC AGCTGGAGAAGGAGGACAGCGGTGGGGAGATGTCTGTTCCCAGCAGCCCACAGAACGAGGCCATCCAGCACAGCTCCATCAGCACATCCAACGGCGTCAGCTCCTCCACAGCAGCCCTCGGCTCCGGCCCCGCTCCGGGTCCCGCTGCAGACCCCAGCACAGAAGAGGAAGACGACTCGCACATGGGCGGGGCTTCTTCCTCTCACACCCAGTCTTCAGGAAGCTGA